The following coding sequences are from one Streptomyces sp. NBC_00536 window:
- a CDS encoding class I SAM-dependent methyltransferase: protein MSDPTAAITAYWDAAASAFDDEPDHGLRREDTRTAWARLLSSWVPAGPLDVLDVGCGTGSLALLLAEAGHRVTGVDLAPRMVDQAEAKLAAAGLPGRFLVGDAAVPPTGPERYDVLLSRHLLWTLPNPEGALREWVARLRPGGRLVLVEGRWREAGQSGVPYVTGAESLPWHGGVTASFLAAAVRPMVSDLRVEPLSSDPELWGGPVTDERYAVIASL from the coding sequence ATGTCTGATCCCACCGCTGCCATCACCGCGTACTGGGACGCCGCCGCGTCGGCGTTCGACGACGAGCCGGACCACGGGCTGCGCCGCGAGGACACCCGTACCGCCTGGGCCCGGCTCTTGAGTTCCTGGGTCCCCGCCGGTCCGTTGGATGTCCTCGATGTCGGCTGCGGTACCGGTTCGCTGGCTCTGCTACTCGCGGAAGCCGGGCATCGCGTCACCGGAGTGGACCTGGCGCCGCGGATGGTGGATCAGGCCGAGGCCAAGCTGGCGGCCGCGGGCCTTCCGGGCCGATTCCTCGTCGGTGACGCGGCCGTTCCCCCGACCGGGCCGGAACGATACGACGTCCTGCTGTCCCGGCACCTGTTGTGGACCCTGCCGAACCCCGAGGGCGCACTGCGCGAATGGGTCGCAAGGCTACGACCCGGTGGCCGTTTGGTACTGGTCGAGGGACGTTGGCGGGAGGCCGGGCAGAGTGGCGTTCCCTATGTCACCGGAGCCGAGTCACTACCTTGGCACGGCGGCGTCACCGCCTCGTTCTTGGCCGCAGCCGTCCGCCCCATGGTGTCCGACCTCCGCGTCGAGCCGCTCAGCAGTGACCCTGAGCTGTGGGGCGGACCCGTCACGGACGAGAGGTACGCGGTGATCGCCAGCCTCTGA
- a CDS encoding MerR family transcriptional regulator, which produces MKISELSRRTGVPVASIKYFRRQGLLPAGRATAATLAEYGEEHAERLRLIKALTTLGGLSIAATRDVLGAVDQADTSEGALGAISYALPVPVASQGPAGDDEEAAADAAAGTEVAELLATLDWQAPGTSPHVAGLTAALKELRRLDAQYAPGELAAYARLAESVARLDLERAAGLDDPVALAERAVIVFAICAPVFELLRRLAQEDQVRRRVAGGGTASAAP; this is translated from the coding sequence ATGAAGATTTCGGAACTCAGCCGACGGACCGGCGTGCCGGTTGCCAGCATCAAGTACTTCCGGCGCCAGGGTCTGCTGCCCGCCGGACGGGCGACGGCGGCGACCCTGGCCGAGTACGGGGAGGAGCACGCGGAACGGCTGCGGTTGATCAAGGCACTGACCACCCTCGGCGGCCTGTCCATCGCCGCCACGCGTGACGTGCTCGGAGCCGTCGACCAGGCCGACACCTCCGAAGGCGCCCTCGGAGCGATCAGCTACGCCTTGCCGGTGCCCGTCGCGTCCCAGGGCCCCGCGGGCGACGACGAGGAGGCGGCGGCCGACGCGGCGGCCGGCACGGAGGTCGCGGAGCTGCTCGCGACCCTGGACTGGCAGGCTCCCGGCACCTCACCCCACGTAGCGGGGCTGACCGCCGCACTGAAGGAGCTGCGGCGGCTGGACGCCCAGTACGCCCCGGGCGAGCTGGCCGCCTACGCGCGACTGGCCGAGTCGGTGGCCCGGCTGGACCTGGAACGCGCGGCCGGCCTCGACGACCCGGTCGCCCTGGCCGAACGGGCGGTCATCGTCTTCGCGATCTGCGCCCCGGTGTTCGAGCTGCTGCGACGCCTCGCCCAGGAGGACCAGGTTCGCCGCCGCGTAGCGGGCGGCGGAACCGCCTCCGCCGCCCCCTAG
- a CDS encoding dihydrofolate reductase family protein, protein MSELLVDFITSLDGHASGEGWPGFWGLEGPEYLAWLGEQPQATYLMGANTYRLMSGFAAGEVPKGQDEFRPEEEASVDELTQASKVVFSSSLEEPLTWANSTLVRDDAVEAVRAMKSSGSGLLSTIGSLSLCRSLLRAGLVDRFRVVMFPVITGATGEERIYDGYPDVALEMIEHRTFDGRIQLVEYKPRVLEHPPLGVPE, encoded by the coding sequence ATGTCGGAGCTACTCGTCGACTTCATCACCTCCCTCGACGGACACGCATCGGGAGAGGGATGGCCCGGATTCTGGGGCCTTGAGGGCCCGGAGTACCTCGCCTGGCTCGGCGAGCAGCCCCAGGCCACCTACCTGATGGGAGCGAACACCTACCGCCTCATGTCGGGCTTCGCTGCGGGCGAGGTCCCCAAGGGCCAAGACGAGTTCAGGCCCGAAGAAGAAGCGTCCGTCGACGAGCTCACGCAAGCGTCCAAGGTGGTGTTCTCCTCCTCACTCGAGGAGCCGCTGACGTGGGCCAACTCCACGCTCGTCCGCGACGACGCCGTTGAGGCGGTCCGCGCCATGAAGTCGAGTGGCTCGGGGCTCCTCAGCACGATCGGCAGCCTCAGCCTGTGCCGGTCCCTGCTACGAGCCGGACTCGTCGACCGCTTCCGGGTCGTAATGTTCCCGGTGATCACCGGGGCCACGGGCGAAGAACGCATCTACGACGGCTACCCGGACGTTGCCCTCGAGATGATCGAGCACCGCACCTTCGACGGCCGCATTCAGCTGGTCGAGTACAAGCCCCGCGTGCTCGAGCACCCGCCGCTCGGCGTCCCTGAGTGA
- a CDS encoding alpha/beta hydrolase: protein MTSWQTKAVSAVVRVSGVKKMMSSTDRVRARVEAVSLRPSSFAPPKHLDRAVTLSVGHRNHWPVYEIAPKGPAAGRRILYLHGGAYIEEILIHHWRLAAQLARQVPARVCVPVYPLAPHGRATTVVPAATDILADVIEESGPDNVIVMGDSAGGGMALAVAQQLRDRYGVQPARIVLISPWLDVTMTHPDQARIERLDPMLARAGLAEAGRLYADPLDPADPQVSPLHGTLDGLAPLTVFSGTHDILLTDSDSLAAKATKAGVPIDYHRADCLPHVYPLMPVPEGRTARDLIVKACQQ, encoded by the coding sequence ATGACCAGCTGGCAGACCAAGGCCGTCAGCGCCGTGGTGCGCGTGTCGGGCGTGAAGAAGATGATGTCCTCCACGGACCGCGTACGGGCACGCGTAGAGGCAGTGTCACTGCGCCCGTCCTCCTTCGCGCCGCCGAAGCACCTTGACCGCGCGGTCACCCTCTCGGTGGGCCACCGAAACCACTGGCCCGTGTACGAGATCGCCCCAAAGGGCCCGGCAGCCGGGCGCCGGATCCTGTACCTGCACGGCGGCGCGTACATCGAGGAGATCCTCATCCACCACTGGCGGCTCGCCGCCCAGCTCGCCCGCCAAGTCCCGGCACGCGTCTGCGTACCCGTCTATCCGCTGGCACCCCACGGCCGGGCCACCACGGTAGTGCCCGCCGCCACGGACATCCTCGCCGACGTGATCGAGGAGTCAGGACCGGACAACGTCATCGTCATGGGCGACTCTGCCGGAGGCGGAATGGCGCTCGCCGTGGCGCAACAGCTGCGCGACCGGTACGGGGTACAGCCGGCCAGGATCGTGCTCATCTCGCCGTGGCTGGACGTCACCATGACCCATCCCGACCAGGCCCGCATCGAACGCCTCGACCCGATGCTCGCCCGCGCGGGACTGGCCGAAGCCGGACGCCTGTACGCCGACCCCCTCGACCCGGCAGACCCCCAGGTGAGCCCCCTGCACGGAACACTGGACGGCCTCGCGCCCCTCACGGTGTTCAGCGGCACCCACGACATCCTCCTCACCGACAGCGACTCCCTGGCCGCCAAGGCCACCAAAGCCGGCGTCCCCATCGACTACCACCGGGCCGATTGCCTGCCCCACGTGTACCCGCTCATGCCCGTCCCCGAAGGCCGCACCGCCCGTGACCTGATCGTCAAAGCCTGCCAACAGTGA
- a CDS encoding MarR family winged helix-turn-helix transcriptional regulator translates to MAYKSSDDVADLQGFFADLVRCETRLYNTLNDGLREAHGIVTSQFEFLRFLREHPGSRVADLAAEFAIGAGATSKGVDRLEKRGWIIRQSNPADRRSSLLALTDEGAQLLGAAETTFTARLKELVEGALDPSATADAARALRRLRATLEHDQIGTPTG, encoded by the coding sequence GTGGCATATAAATCGTCGGACGACGTCGCTGACCTGCAGGGCTTCTTCGCGGACCTTGTGCGCTGCGAGACGCGCCTCTACAACACACTGAACGACGGTCTGCGCGAGGCGCACGGGATCGTGACCTCACAGTTCGAGTTCCTGCGGTTTCTGCGCGAGCACCCGGGGTCCCGGGTGGCCGATCTCGCCGCGGAGTTCGCCATCGGCGCCGGCGCGACCAGCAAGGGTGTCGACCGCTTGGAGAAGCGGGGGTGGATCATCCGCCAGAGCAATCCGGCAGACCGCAGGTCCTCGCTCCTCGCACTGACCGATGAGGGCGCACAGCTTCTGGGTGCCGCCGAGACCACTTTCACCGCACGCTTGAAGGAGCTGGTTGAAGGCGCCCTCGACCCGTCCGCGACGGCCGATGCCGCACGGGCACTGCGCCGGCTGCGCGCCACCCTTGAACACGACCAGATCGGCACACCCACCGGCTGA
- a CDS encoding DUF7489 domain-containing protein: MSNTVVLLLSIGPLAMVLAMIASQRVGEVKDAYTGEVTGRWVSSSTGTYGPTGHCMMGIRTDEGRELSIEVNSRTYRSLGVGDRVVKVPGARWPVRSE; this comes from the coding sequence ATGTCGAACACCGTTGTCCTGCTCCTCTCCATCGGCCCGCTCGCCATGGTCCTGGCGATGATCGCCTCGCAGCGGGTGGGCGAGGTCAAGGACGCCTACACCGGGGAGGTCACCGGCCGGTGGGTGAGCAGTTCGACCGGTACCTACGGCCCGACCGGCCACTGCATGATGGGGATCCGCACCGACGAGGGGCGGGAGCTCAGCATCGAGGTGAACAGCCGGACGTATCGGTCGCTCGGCGTCGGCGACCGGGTGGTCAAGGTGCCGGGTGCGCGCTGGCCGGTGCGGTCGGAGTAA
- a CDS encoding ribosomal protein L7/L12, whose protein sequence is MESVLLSAVLVLVALLFVSSPSGKITSVERRLARLERKMDLLLDHFGVEEPPIPGMERVHELLRQGKKIEAIKVHRQLTGEGLKESKDAVERMS, encoded by the coding sequence ATGGAATCCGTACTGCTGTCCGCCGTTCTCGTGCTCGTCGCCCTGCTCTTTGTGTCGTCCCCGTCGGGGAAGATCACGAGTGTCGAGCGGCGGCTTGCCCGTCTGGAGCGGAAAATGGATCTGCTGCTCGACCACTTCGGAGTGGAGGAGCCGCCGATACCCGGCATGGAGCGGGTGCATGAACTGCTTCGGCAGGGCAAGAAGATCGAGGCCATCAAGGTGCATCGGCAGCTCACCGGTGAAGGGCTCAAAGAGTCCAAGGACGCTGTCGAGCGGATGAGCTGA
- a CDS encoding ISL3 family transposase → MLRTLLPQFGTVVVESVDVERDMLVVTARTRAAPAECPACGQWSAWERSRYVRHLGDEAVGGRAVRIDISVRRLYCENAACPKVTFAEQVGGLTVRYQRRTPALQRVVETVAVALAGSAGARLLVHLHQRVSWSTLLRCVMALPDPPAAVPQVLGVDDFALLRGQSYGTILVDTLTRLPIEVWEGRTAETLSEWQRAHPGVQVVCRDGSEVYRAGITAGAPEAVQVSDRFHLWQGLTRRVRDVVAAHRACLTPPPRGTVPMAGPDPETVAHNAVPPEPTGRAADRARGTHTAIHDLLAQGMGLRAVARQLGIGRKTVQRYARVERWQDKVPLWPRRPSLLDPHRDYLLRRWDEGEHSSTALHREITARGYTGSYGTVRDFLAPHRAAERGHPAGPVPQPAAPGVLEMTRWLTCRPENLTEDQRTQLKKVLARCPELEATDQHVRAFGTLLTSGTDNGLDTWIDTVRASGLPALHSFARGLAADLDAVRSGLTLTYNSGINEGRVTDLKLIKRQMGGRARIPLLRKRVLLVAASRRTAPPTAEDPSADPWLIRP, encoded by the coding sequence ATGCTGAGGACGCTCTTGCCGCAGTTCGGCACGGTCGTGGTCGAGTCGGTGGACGTCGAGAGGGACATGCTGGTGGTGACCGCACGTACTCGTGCGGCGCCCGCGGAATGTCCGGCCTGCGGGCAGTGGTCGGCATGGGAGCGCAGTCGCTACGTGCGTCACCTCGGAGATGAGGCCGTCGGCGGGCGGGCGGTGCGGATCGATATATCGGTGCGTCGGCTGTACTGCGAAAACGCTGCGTGTCCGAAGGTGACGTTCGCGGAGCAGGTCGGCGGGTTGACGGTGCGCTACCAGCGCCGGACCCCGGCTCTGCAGCGCGTGGTTGAGACCGTCGCGGTCGCCCTGGCCGGCAGCGCGGGAGCCCGCCTGCTGGTCCACCTTCATCAGAGGGTCAGTTGGAGCACCCTGCTGCGCTGCGTCATGGCGCTGCCGGACCCTCCGGCAGCGGTGCCCCAGGTACTGGGTGTCGACGACTTCGCCCTGCTCCGGGGGCAGAGCTATGGAACGATTTTGGTAGACACGCTGACCCGGCTGCCGATCGAGGTGTGGGAAGGCCGTACCGCCGAGACACTGTCCGAGTGGCAGCGCGCGCACCCTGGTGTGCAGGTGGTGTGTCGGGACGGGTCGGAGGTCTATCGTGCAGGCATCACGGCGGGCGCGCCCGAAGCAGTGCAGGTCAGTGACCGTTTCCACCTGTGGCAAGGGCTGACCCGACGGGTCCGGGACGTGGTCGCGGCCCACCGCGCCTGCCTGACGCCTCCGCCACGTGGCACCGTACCGATGGCAGGACCCGATCCGGAAACCGTCGCCCACAATGCCGTACCGCCCGAGCCCACCGGCCGGGCCGCTGACCGGGCCCGTGGCACCCACACCGCCATCCACGACCTCCTCGCCCAGGGCATGGGCCTACGGGCGGTGGCCCGCCAACTGGGTATCGGCCGCAAGACGGTCCAACGCTACGCACGGGTGGAACGCTGGCAGGACAAGGTCCCGCTCTGGCCCAGAAGACCGAGCCTGCTGGACCCGCACCGCGACTACCTGCTGCGACGATGGGACGAAGGCGAACACAGCAGCACCGCCCTGCACCGCGAGATCACCGCGCGCGGCTACACCGGCAGCTACGGCACCGTCCGCGACTTCCTCGCCCCGCACCGCGCCGCCGAACGCGGGCATCCGGCGGGGCCAGTGCCCCAGCCCGCGGCACCCGGTGTTCTGGAGATGACGCGCTGGCTCACCTGCCGCCCCGAGAACCTCACCGAGGACCAGCGGACCCAACTCAAGAAGGTCCTGGCCCGCTGCCCGGAACTCGAAGCCACTGATCAGCATGTTCGGGCCTTCGGCACTCTGCTCACCTCAGGCACCGACAACGGCCTGGACACCTGGATCGACACCGTCCGCGCCAGCGGTCTGCCCGCCCTGCACAGTTTCGCCCGGGGCCTGGCCGCGGACCTTGATGCTGTCCGCTCGGGACTCACCCTCACCTACAACTCCGGCATCAATGAAGGCCGCGTCACCGACCTGAAACTGATCAAACGCCAGATGGGAGGCCGGGCCCGGATCCCTCTGCTGCGCAAGCGCGTCCTGCTCGTCGCAGCCTCACGCCGCACTGCCCCACCAACCGCAGAGGATCCCAGCGCTGACCCGTGGCTGATCCGCCCATAG
- a CDS encoding winged helix-turn-helix transcriptional regulator → MKEGAQLTQAGTGNRYDVFHTDCPAREVVDHVTSRWGIWVLISLRSNDLRFYELRDSIQGISEKMLAQTLRALVQDGLVWREVEPTTPPQVTYGLTEFGQEIGEPLTDLFDRITQRLPPRSAG, encoded by the coding sequence ATGAAGGAAGGCGCGCAGTTGACACAGGCCGGGACGGGCAATCGGTATGACGTGTTTCACACTGACTGCCCCGCGCGCGAGGTGGTCGACCACGTGACCAGCAGGTGGGGCATCTGGGTGCTGATCTCCTTGCGGAGCAACGACCTTCGGTTCTACGAGCTGCGCGACAGCATCCAGGGCATCAGCGAGAAGATGCTTGCCCAGACCCTGCGCGCGCTGGTCCAGGACGGCCTGGTCTGGCGAGAGGTCGAACCGACGACGCCGCCCCAAGTCACCTACGGGCTGACCGAGTTCGGTCAGGAGATCGGCGAGCCGCTGACGGACTTGTTCGACCGGATCACACAGCGGCTGCCACCGCGCAGCGCGGGATAG
- a CDS encoding DUF3533 domain-containing protein, whose translation MPHPTPPSVLRRPQLWIGTGLIAAVVSMLFALLYVGGNVNPRGNLRDLPVALVNSDSGADAGGRHVNLGEQIVAGIQKAAEGDKSIDWQVITRAEADERLGRGKLFGALVIPKDFSATVTALGAPQPAPQGKAVPPTLTVLTNQAAGSIGSSMSSQAAQKAAHAASAQLGRELLKQAGAQKTPLPTAAQLKLADPVTVTVADGHPIGSRSAMGLSAFYYALVLVVCGMLGANLVNSQVDTALGYLHTDFGPIRKREPVQHTSRVRTLAIGIALMLGLSLVMGSLVEVATVGILDMDASHLGLLWLYSVATIAVVGVGSLALFAAFGTPGMLLATIVFVAMAVPSSGATVPIQALPGFFRALAEFEPLRQITEGMRSLLYYGAQADAGLTRAWAAMGIALVAALAFGFAVTRLYDRRGLHRIPHPVTQAPESSERSEDSETAAPATA comes from the coding sequence ATGCCTCACCCCACGCCCCCCTCCGTGCTCCGCCGACCTCAGTTGTGGATCGGGACCGGACTCATCGCCGCAGTGGTCTCGATGCTGTTCGCCCTGCTCTACGTGGGCGGAAACGTCAACCCGAGGGGCAACCTGCGCGACCTGCCCGTCGCGCTGGTCAACTCCGACAGCGGCGCCGATGCGGGCGGCCGCCACGTCAACCTCGGCGAGCAGATCGTCGCGGGCATACAGAAGGCCGCCGAGGGCGACAAGAGCATCGACTGGCAGGTGATCACCCGCGCGGAGGCCGACGAACGCCTCGGTCGCGGCAAGCTCTTCGGCGCCCTCGTCATCCCCAAGGACTTCAGCGCCACGGTGACCGCGCTCGGCGCCCCGCAGCCCGCGCCCCAGGGCAAGGCGGTTCCGCCGACCCTGACCGTGCTGACCAACCAGGCCGCCGGAAGCATCGGCTCCTCCATGTCGTCCCAGGCCGCCCAGAAGGCCGCACACGCCGCCTCCGCCCAGCTCGGACGGGAACTCCTGAAGCAGGCCGGAGCCCAGAAGACCCCGCTCCCGACGGCGGCCCAGCTCAAGCTGGCCGACCCGGTGACGGTGACCGTCGCCGACGGCCACCCGATCGGCTCCCGCAGCGCCATGGGCCTCAGCGCCTTCTACTACGCGCTGGTCCTGGTGGTCTGCGGCATGCTCGGCGCCAACTTGGTCAACTCTCAGGTCGACACCGCGCTCGGCTACCTGCACACCGACTTCGGTCCCATCCGCAAGCGCGAACCCGTCCAGCACACCAGCCGCGTCCGCACCCTGGCCATCGGCATCGCGCTCATGCTCGGCCTGTCGCTGGTCATGGGCTCCCTGGTCGAGGTCGCCACGGTCGGCATCCTCGACATGGACGCCTCCCACCTCGGCCTGCTGTGGCTCTACTCGGTGGCCACCATCGCGGTCGTCGGCGTGGGCAGCCTGGCCCTGTTCGCCGCCTTCGGTACGCCCGGCATGCTGCTGGCCACCATCGTCTTCGTCGCGATGGCCGTCCCCTCCTCCGGCGCGACCGTGCCGATCCAGGCGCTGCCCGGCTTCTTCCGCGCCCTCGCCGAGTTCGAGCCGCTGCGCCAGATCACCGAGGGGATGCGCTCGCTCCTCTACTACGGAGCCCAGGCCGACGCGGGCCTCACCCGGGCATGGGCCGCGATGGGCATCGCCCTCGTCGCCGCCCTGGCCTTCGGCTTCGCCGTCACCCGCCTCTACGACCGCCGGGGACTGCACCGCATCCCCCACCCCGTCACCCAGGCCCCTGAATCCTCTGAGCGCTCTGAAGACTCAGAGACTGCCGCACCCGCCACCGCCTGA
- a CDS encoding DinB family protein, with product MTRYVDEDLHGAEFRECDLTGARLIGVVMQDAVIDGFITNLVVNGVEVTEYVEAELDRRHPVRVLIRSEDPADLREASRRLHVGWAATIERIRRTPGIEHRSVNDEWSAVQTMRHLVFVYDSWFRRCCLGSTEPFTPMGIGTTVEPYRGAHGLDLSLDPALDEIVSVRDAQAAELEAWLDEATDAALAARAPVPDDDVWPPYARGRSVRQCLGTVLNETFEHHGFCVRDLDLIEAQDAE from the coding sequence ATGACACGTTATGTTGACGAGGATCTGCACGGTGCGGAGTTCCGCGAGTGCGATCTGACCGGGGCACGCTTGATCGGCGTCGTCATGCAGGATGCCGTGATCGACGGGTTCATCACCAACCTTGTGGTGAACGGTGTTGAGGTCACCGAGTACGTCGAGGCAGAGCTCGACCGGCGTCATCCGGTGCGGGTGCTGATCCGCTCCGAGGACCCTGCCGACCTGCGAGAGGCATCGCGTCGGCTCCATGTCGGCTGGGCCGCCACGATCGAGCGAATCCGGCGTACGCCCGGCATCGAACACCGCAGCGTGAACGACGAGTGGTCGGCGGTGCAGACGATGCGCCACCTGGTCTTCGTCTACGACTCGTGGTTCCGCCGCTGCTGCCTGGGCTCGACGGAGCCGTTCACGCCGATGGGCATCGGGACGACCGTCGAGCCCTACCGTGGAGCGCACGGGCTTGACCTCTCGCTCGATCCGGCCCTCGACGAGATCGTGAGCGTGCGTGACGCACAGGCCGCCGAGCTCGAGGCGTGGCTCGACGAGGCCACCGATGCGGCGCTCGCGGCGCGAGCGCCGGTGCCCGACGACGATGTCTGGCCGCCGTACGCCCGGGGTCGCTCGGTGCGGCAGTGCCTCGGCACGGTGCTCAACGAGACCTTCGAGCACCACGGCTTCTGCGTCCGCGACCTCGACCTGATCGAGGCACAGGATGCCGAGTAG
- a CDS encoding SDR family oxidoreductase encodes MIVVTGATGNVGRPLTRALTEAGEQVTAVSRHAAAAADGVRHVAADLSEPAGLAPALDGAKALFLLLSGDLHAPEARPADLIGLAAASGVRRVVLLSSQGVATRPLGPSRIAMRALEDTLRESGLEWAVLRPGGFASNALAWAESVRIQGAVAAPFGDVGVPVIDPADIAEVAAACLLDDRHSGGVYELTGPEVITPRQQAEAIAAALGSPVRFHELTRDEAKAAMAQFVPPELADDTLDIIAAPNPAELRISPDVERVLGRAPRPFSDWVARNIAAFR; translated from the coding sequence ATGATCGTGGTGACCGGGGCTACCGGGAATGTGGGCCGGCCTTTGACGCGGGCCCTGACCGAGGCGGGCGAGCAGGTGACAGCGGTGTCGCGGCACGCGGCAGCGGCGGCGGACGGCGTCCGGCATGTGGCGGCCGATTTGTCCGAACCGGCGGGCCTTGCGCCCGCGTTGGACGGGGCGAAGGCGCTGTTCCTCCTGCTGTCCGGCGACCTGCACGCCCCCGAGGCCAGGCCGGCCGACCTCATCGGCCTGGCCGCAGCCAGCGGGGTCCGCCGGGTCGTCCTGCTGTCCTCGCAGGGCGTGGCGACCAGGCCGCTCGGCCCCTCGCGGATCGCGATGCGCGCGCTGGAGGACACGTTGCGCGAGTCCGGCCTGGAGTGGGCCGTCCTGCGGCCGGGAGGCTTCGCCTCCAACGCCTTGGCCTGGGCGGAATCCGTCCGCATACAAGGGGCGGTCGCGGCACCCTTCGGCGACGTCGGAGTGCCGGTCATCGACCCCGCCGACATCGCCGAGGTCGCGGCGGCCTGTCTGCTCGACGACCGGCACTCCGGCGGGGTGTACGAGCTGACCGGGCCGGAGGTGATCACGCCACGTCAGCAGGCAGAGGCGATTGCCGCCGCGCTCGGCTCGCCGGTGCGGTTCCATGAACTCACCCGCGACGAAGCCAAGGCCGCGATGGCCCAGTTCGTGCCGCCGGAGCTCGCCGACGACACCCTGGACATCATCGCCGCCCCGAACCCGGCCGAACTACGGATCAGCCCGGACGTGGAACGAGTCCTCGGCCGGGCCCCACGCCCCTTCAGCGACTGGGTCGCCCGCAACATCGCCGCTTTCCGCTGA
- a CDS encoding IS1634 family transposase — MISVVEAEVRKRLGGLPAAVEILRRLDVAGIVDERCPVRSDADLTHGQVIEVLIANRLTSPMPLQRVGDWASAWAVEETFGVEAELLNDDRLARALDAVAPHLAEISGTVAATAISGFGIDVAKIHWDMTSMSMSGAYPEPDQDPAFPQIKHGHPKDRRFDLKQVQAGIAVAGDGGIPVFSKVFDGGAAEVSQVVDTMKALKEIAGPRRFLMVADSKLVSWANVTALCAAEVDFTAPLPAARVADGFYAGLDLDAARIVDHVPARAKNSPADRRDVYRVLEDTVTLAGPRKKDTPVTLRRVLVHSTGNAAGQQQARDKHLAKAAAELDKLAAGAGGRYYNTSEKISARAGVIAKTRRVAKVLHTITGTHPDTGKPTFTWWFDTEALTAETAADGWYALVAPLPAPGGQTRAAEQILLDYKCQSGVERRYADFKGPLAVTPVFVQKNSRVAALIQVICLALLVFCLIEREVRRALGGDGKMAGLYPDSRRVAPTARIILYTLSILELRIGNIMDPPTVVFARGIHVHLLELLGIEVIQPRWTHT, encoded by the coding sequence ATGATCTCCGTGGTCGAGGCTGAGGTGAGGAAGCGGTTGGGCGGTCTGCCGGCGGCGGTGGAGATCCTGCGGCGGTTGGACGTGGCCGGGATCGTCGACGAGCGGTGCCCGGTGCGCAGCGACGCCGATCTCACGCACGGCCAGGTGATCGAAGTGCTCATCGCGAACCGCCTGACCAGCCCGATGCCGCTGCAGCGGGTTGGGGACTGGGCGTCGGCGTGGGCGGTGGAGGAGACGTTCGGCGTCGAGGCCGAACTGCTCAACGACGACCGGCTGGCCCGGGCGCTGGACGCGGTCGCCCCGCATCTGGCGGAGATATCCGGCACGGTGGCCGCCACCGCGATCAGCGGGTTCGGGATCGACGTGGCGAAGATCCACTGGGACATGACCAGCATGTCGATGTCCGGCGCCTACCCGGAGCCCGACCAGGACCCGGCGTTCCCGCAGATCAAGCACGGCCATCCGAAAGACCGCCGGTTCGACCTCAAGCAGGTCCAGGCCGGGATCGCGGTGGCCGGCGACGGCGGGATCCCGGTGTTCTCCAAGGTGTTCGACGGCGGCGCGGCCGAGGTGTCGCAGGTCGTGGACACGATGAAGGCGCTCAAGGAGATAGCCGGGCCGCGCAGGTTCCTGATGGTCGCCGACTCCAAGCTGGTGTCCTGGGCGAATGTGACCGCGCTGTGCGCCGCGGAGGTGGATTTCACCGCGCCGCTGCCGGCGGCCCGGGTCGCCGACGGCTTCTACGCCGGGCTCGACCTGGACGCGGCCCGGATCGTGGACCACGTCCCGGCCCGGGCCAAGAACAGTCCCGCCGACCGGCGGGACGTCTACCGGGTCCTGGAGGACACCGTCACCCTGGCCGGGCCGCGCAAGAAGGACACCCCGGTCACGCTGCGCCGGGTGCTGGTGCACTCCACCGGCAACGCCGCCGGCCAGCAGCAGGCCCGGGACAAGCACCTGGCCAAAGCCGCCGCCGAGTTGGACAAGCTGGCCGCCGGGGCCGGCGGCCGCTACTACAACACCAGCGAGAAGATCTCCGCCCGGGCCGGAGTGATCGCCAAGACCCGGCGTGTGGCCAAGGTGCTGCACACAATCACCGGCACTCATCCTGACACCGGAAAACCCACGTTCACCTGGTGGTTTGATACCGAAGCGCTGACGGCTGAGACCGCCGCCGACGGCTGGTACGCACTGGTCGCCCCGTTGCCGGCCCCCGGCGGCCAGACGCGCGCCGCCGAGCAGATCCTGCTGGACTACAAGTGCCAATCCGGTGTTGAACGCCGCTACGCCGACTTCAAAGGCCCCCTCGCGGTCACCCCGGTCTTCGTTCAGAAGAACAGCCGCGTCGCAGCGCTCATCCAAGTGATCTGCCTGGCGCTGCTGGTGTTCTGTCTGATCGAGCGCGAGGTCCGCCGGGCCCTGGGCGGCGACGGCAAGATGGCCGGGCTCTACCCCGACTCCCGCCGCGTCGCCCCGACCGCCCGCATCATCCTCTACACCCTGTCCATCCTGGAGTTGCGCATCGGCAACATCATGGACCCCCCGACCGTTGTGTTCGCCCGAGGAATCCACGTCCACCTACTCGAACTCCTCGGGATCGAAGTCATACAGCCCCGATGGACCCACACATGA